In the Malania oleifera isolate guangnan ecotype guangnan chromosome 1, ASM2987363v1, whole genome shotgun sequence genome, one interval contains:
- the LOC131168374 gene encoding uncharacterized protein LOC131168374: MKAMQNIKEKVTLLDQRITWIKEYQEKSSKVGDPMDISSAPRSEANSSDAKTEEEEEGFEDKGGQEEEEGAEEEGGQEEEERTEEEGGQEEEEDH; this comes from the exons ATGAAGGCAATGCAG AATATCAAGGAGAAAGTTACTTTACTTGATCAACGCATAACTTGGATTAAGGAATATCAGGAAAAATCTTCTAAGGtaggtgatcccatggacatcagcTCAGCTCCTCGCAGCGAAGCTAATAGCTCTGATGCTAAAActgaggaagaggaagaaggattTGAGGACAAAGGAGgacaggaagaagaagaaggagctgAGGAAGAAGGAGGACAGGAAGAGGAAGAAAGAACTGAGGAAGAAGGAGgacaagaagaagaggaagaccATTAG